A single window of Halobacterium jilantaiense DNA harbors:
- a CDS encoding archaeosine biosynthesis radical SAM protein RaSEA: protein MSEPSAEVYERGRGMDAHNQVMRELRDEKGSKDYDPREPTRVWLDEDNTPDGVYDSLTIILNTGGCRWARAGGCTMCGYVAESVEGGTVAHEDLMAQVDECLAHEREEADEEAGLIKIYTSGSFLDEREVPAETRQAIAETFADRDRIVVESLPDFVEREKLADFTEVGLETDVAVGLETATDRVRHDCVNKYFDFSDFEAACAEAREADAGVKAYLLMKPPFLSESEAIEDMQSSIRRCADVAGCHTVSMNPTNVQRYTMVDQLHFRGGYRPPWLWSVAEVLESTADVDAIVVSDPVGHGSDRGPHNCGECDDLVQEAIKDFDLRQDPSVFSEVACECEATHEAVVEREAAYNLPLAE from the coding sequence ATGAGCGAGCCGAGCGCGGAGGTCTACGAGCGTGGGCGGGGGATGGACGCCCACAACCAGGTGATGCGGGAGCTGCGGGACGAGAAGGGGTCGAAAGACTACGACCCGCGGGAGCCGACCCGGGTCTGGCTGGACGAGGACAACACGCCGGACGGCGTCTACGACAGCCTCACCATCATCCTGAACACGGGCGGCTGCCGGTGGGCGCGGGCCGGCGGCTGCACGATGTGCGGCTACGTCGCGGAGTCCGTCGAGGGCGGGACGGTCGCCCACGAGGACCTGATGGCGCAAGTCGACGAGTGTCTCGCCCACGAGCGCGAGGAAGCGGACGAGGAGGCCGGCCTCATCAAGATTTACACGAGCGGGTCCTTCCTTGACGAGCGCGAGGTGCCCGCGGAGACGCGGCAGGCCATCGCGGAGACGTTCGCGGACCGGGACCGCATCGTCGTGGAGAGCCTGCCGGACTTCGTGGAGCGCGAGAAGCTCGCGGACTTCACCGAGGTCGGTCTGGAGACGGACGTGGCGGTCGGGCTGGAGACCGCGACCGACCGGGTGCGCCACGACTGCGTGAACAAGTACTTTGACTTCTCGGACTTCGAGGCCGCCTGCGCGGAGGCCCGGGAGGCCGACGCCGGCGTGAAGGCGTACCTCCTGATGAAGCCGCCGTTCCTCTCGGAGTCCGAGGCCATCGAGGACATGCAGTCGTCCATCCGTCGCTGCGCGGACGTCGCCGGCTGTCACACCGTCTCGATGAATCCGACGAACGTCCAGCGGTACACGATGGTCGACCAGCTGCACTTCCGGGGCGGCTACCGGCCGCCGTGGCTCTGGAGCGTCGCCGAGGTACTGGAGTCGACGGCGGACGTCGACGCCATCGTCGTCTCGGACCCCGTCGGCCACGGCAGCGACCGCGGGCCGCACAACTGCGGCGAGTGCGACGACCTGGTGCAGGAGGCAATCAAAGACTTCGACCTCCGGCAGGACCCGTCGGTGTTCTCGGAGGTCGCCTGCGAGTGCGAGGCGACCCACGAAGCCGTCGTGGAGCGGGAGGCGGCGTACAATCTCCCGCTGGCCGAGTGA
- a CDS encoding HVO_2922 family protein, translating to MSKATFEVYEDEAGQYRWRLEHDNGNIIADSGEGYASKQKAKEGVESVKTNAPDAEVEELD from the coding sequence GTGAGCAAAGCGACATTCGAAGTGTACGAGGACGAGGCCGGACAGTACCGCTGGCGGCTCGAACACGACAACGGCAACATCATCGCGGACTCCGGCGAGGGGTACGCGTCCAAGCAGAAGGCCAAGGAGGGCGTCGAGTCGGTCAAGACCAACGCGCCGGACGCCGAGGTCGAAGAGCTCGACTGA
- a CDS encoding molybdopterin-dependent oxidoreductase has product MTVRGALGRAVDRLEPRPRVVDWSLLALVAAEALTGLVSFVVATPDGWPVFWLHRSLGVAIVALLFFKLRRVRRNLTEPGRWRRSTALSVLAAVAALGALATGAAWVFGLDVRVSLWTLLSVHVAFGLLLLVVVPLHAATRFRLPRRADVEGRRTALQYTALFVAGAVTYRVQTALNTALDTAGADRRFTGSQPREGEGNDAFPPTSWVADDPEPVDRERYRLAVTGEVTDSLALPVEAVASGEAERALLDCTSGWYTVQDWRGVRVGDLLDAAGGTTEDASHVRFVSVTGYRWTLPVEEARDALLATHVGGERLSHGHGAPVRLVAPGRRGFQWVKWVTRVEVRPGPDPAQWVVTLVSGFD; this is encoded by the coding sequence ATGACTGTCCGGGGCGCGCTCGGGCGGGCGGTCGACCGGCTGGAGCCCCGGCCGCGAGTCGTCGACTGGTCGCTGCTCGCGCTCGTCGCCGCCGAAGCCCTCACGGGCCTCGTCTCGTTCGTAGTGGCGACTCCGGACGGCTGGCCCGTGTTCTGGCTCCACCGCAGCCTCGGGGTCGCTATCGTCGCTCTGCTGTTCTTCAAACTGCGTCGCGTCCGCCGGAACCTCACCGAGCCCGGCCGGTGGCGGCGCTCCACCGCGCTCTCAGTGCTGGCCGCCGTCGCTGCACTCGGCGCGCTCGCGACGGGCGCGGCGTGGGTGTTCGGCCTCGACGTCCGCGTCTCGCTGTGGACGCTGCTGAGCGTGCACGTCGCTTTCGGCCTCCTCCTGCTCGTCGTCGTCCCCCTGCACGCCGCCACCCGGTTCCGGCTGCCGCGCCGCGCGGACGTGGAGGGTCGCCGCACCGCGCTCCAGTACACCGCGCTGTTCGTCGCGGGCGCGGTCACGTACCGCGTCCAGACGGCCCTCAACACCGCGCTCGACACGGCGGGCGCAGACCGGCGATTCACCGGCTCTCAGCCCAGAGAGGGCGAGGGCAACGACGCCTTCCCGCCGACCTCGTGGGTGGCCGACGACCCCGAGCCAGTCGACCGCGAGCGCTACCGGCTCGCCGTCACCGGTGAGGTCACCGACTCGCTCGCCCTCCCGGTCGAGGCGGTCGCCAGCGGCGAGGCGGAGCGCGCGCTGCTGGACTGCACGAGCGGCTGGTACACGGTTCAGGACTGGCGGGGCGTCCGGGTCGGCGACCTGCTCGACGCCGCTGGCGGCACCACCGAGGACGCGAGCCACGTCCGGTTCGTCTCCGTCACCGGCTACCGCTGGACGCTCCCGGTCGAGGAAGCCAGAGACGCCCTGCTCGCGACTCACGTCGGCGGCGAACGGCTCAGCCACGGCCACGGCGCGCCCGTCCGTCTGGTCGCGCCCGGCCGTCGGGGGTTCCAGTGGGTGAAGTGGGTGACGCGCGTCGAAGTCAGACCGGGGCCGGACCCCGCCCAGTGGGT